One segment of Nostoc flagelliforme CCNUN1 DNA contains the following:
- a CDS encoding diflavin flavoprotein encodes MSKNKPRDVQVYPIATDTRILRSRSWSRLRFEIEYALAKGTTANSYLIESEKTAIIDPPGETFTEIYLKALQQRFHLEDLDYVILGHVNPNRAASLKALLKIAPQITFVCSNPGAINLRSALENPDLQILVMRGEETLDLGNGHNLQFIPTPNPRYADQLCTYDPQTEILYSDKLFGAHVCGDQVFDEGWEVYNEDRRYYFDCLMAPHARQVETALEKLADFPVRMYATGHGPLVRYGLIDLTKAYREWSQQQTSADLTVALIYASAYGNTATLAQAIARGVTKAGVAVESINCEFTEPEEIRAAVEKAGGFIMGSPTLGGHAPTPVQTALGIVLSTATNNKLAGVFGSFGWSGEAVDLIEGKLKDAGYRFGFDTIRVKFKPDDATLQLCEEAGTDFAQALKKARKVRSPSLPATTVEQAVGRIVGSLCVLTAKEGDRSSAMLASWVSQASFSPPGLTIAVAKDRAVETLTHTGNKFVLNILKEGNHLGLMKHFLKPFGPGQDRFADVAAEEAENGSPILTNALAYLECSVKNRMESGDHWLVYATVENGKLLDTDGVTAVHHRKSATHY; translated from the coding sequence ATGTCAAAAAATAAACCCCGTGATGTTCAAGTTTATCCAATAGCTACAGATACAAGAATACTGCGATCGCGCAGTTGGTCAAGGCTCAGGTTTGAAATTGAATACGCTCTTGCCAAGGGTACAACAGCCAATTCTTATTTAATCGAAAGCGAAAAAACTGCCATTATTGACCCTCCAGGGGAAACGTTTACGGAAATTTATTTAAAAGCGTTGCAGCAGCGTTTCCATCTCGAAGACTTAGATTATGTAATTTTGGGACACGTCAACCCCAACCGCGCTGCAAGTTTAAAAGCTTTGTTGAAAATTGCCCCGCAAATTACTTTTGTTTGTTCTAATCCAGGGGCGATAAATTTACGTAGTGCGCTGGAAAATCCAGATTTGCAAATTCTTGTGATGCGGGGCGAAGAAACCCTAGATTTAGGCAACGGGCATAATTTACAATTTATTCCCACACCCAATCCCCGCTATGCAGATCAACTTTGCACCTACGATCCACAAACAGAAATTCTGTACTCAGATAAGTTATTTGGGGCGCATGTTTGCGGAGATCAGGTATTCGATGAAGGCTGGGAAGTATATAACGAAGATCGGCGCTATTATTTTGATTGCCTCATGGCTCCCCACGCCCGTCAAGTTGAAACAGCGCTGGAGAAACTAGCTGATTTCCCCGTGAGAATGTATGCCACTGGACACGGGCCTTTGGTACGCTATGGCTTAATTGACCTGACCAAAGCTTATCGAGAATGGAGTCAACAACAAACATCTGCTGACTTGACAGTAGCGTTGATTTATGCATCAGCTTATGGGAATACAGCAACATTAGCTCAAGCGATCGCTCGTGGGGTTACAAAAGCTGGTGTCGCTGTAGAATCGATTAACTGCGAATTTACTGAACCAGAAGAAATCCGGGCGGCTGTGGAAAAAGCCGGTGGTTTTATCATGGGTTCTCCTACCCTTGGCGGTCATGCACCTACACCCGTGCAAACAGCTTTAGGAATTGTACTATCCACCGCTACTAACAATAAACTCGCTGGTGTTTTTGGTTCCTTTGGCTGGAGTGGGGAAGCGGTTGATTTAATTGAAGGTAAATTGAAAGATGCTGGCTATCGGTTTGGTTTTGACACCATCCGCGTAAAATTCAAACCCGACGATGCCACCTTACAATTGTGTGAAGAAGCTGGAACCGACTTTGCCCAAGCTTTAAAGAAAGCTAGAAAAGTGCGATCGCCAAGTCTTCCTGCAACAACTGTAGAACAAGCAGTTGGTCGGATTGTCGGTTCTCTTTGTGTTCTCACAGCAAAAGAAGGCGATCGCTCTAGTGCCATGTTAGCTTCTTGGGTATCTCAAGCTAGCTTTAGTCCGCCTGGTTTAACCATAGCTGTAGCTAAAGACCGCGCAGTAGAAACACTGACGCATACAGGAAATAAATTTGTTCTGAACATTCTTAAAGAAGGCAATCATTTGGGATTGATGAAGCACTTCCTCAAACCATTCGGCCCAGGACAAGACCGATTTGCTGATGTCGCCGCCGAAGAAGCTGAAAATGGTTCTCCCATACTTACAAATGCCCTAGCATATCTTGAATGTTCCGTAAAAAACCGGATGGAATCTGGCGACCACTGGCTGGTTTATGCCACTGTCGAGAATGGCAAATTGTTAGATACTGATGGGGTGACAGCTGTGCATCATCGCAAGTCGGCAACTCATTATTAA
- a CDS encoding RNA recognition motif domain-containing protein, with protein MSIYVGNLSYEVTQDALSAVFAEYGSVKRVQLPTDRETGRLRGFAFVEMSSEDEETKAIEALDGAEWLGRDLKVNKAKPKEDRGGSFGGNRSGGGGGGYNRNRY; from the coding sequence ATGTCAATTTACGTTGGTAACCTCTCCTATGAAGTTACACAAGATGCGCTGAGTGCTGTATTTGCAGAATATGGTTCTGTAAAACGTGTTCAGCTGCCTACTGACCGTGAAACAGGTCGTTTACGCGGCTTTGCTTTCGTGGAAATGAGTTCAGAAGATGAAGAAACAAAAGCCATTGAAGCTCTTGATGGTGCTGAATGGCTGGGTCGTGACCTTAAAGTGAATAAGGCCAAGCCTAAAGAAGACCGAGGTGGTTCCTTCGGTGGAAACCGTAGTGGTGGTGGCGGCGGCGGCTACAACCGTAATCGCTACTAA
- a CDS encoding phycobiliprotein lyase, with amino-acid sequence MTSLLRIVQTTDESQISEFFQESAGKWRSQRRYYTLPTGETKEIESIVTINFLEQGCDELQKLAQMHDLSDAGSLICGAAVVWESTDVLKTKKESQGSTIFGVMGNILYRDRGFAISKPVTAQYYFSNPKTLCLRTEYNGSVFEEELKLIGSKYRTRQTIISRAGEQLMIGQYLENRID; translated from the coding sequence CACTGATGAATCCCAGATTTCCGAATTTTTCCAGGAATCAGCAGGTAAGTGGCGATCGCAACGACGCTACTACACCCTACCGACGGGAGAAACTAAGGAGATCGAGAGTATAGTTACGATCAATTTTTTAGAGCAGGGCTGTGATGAATTGCAAAAGCTAGCTCAGATGCACGATTTGTCTGATGCAGGTAGTTTAATCTGTGGTGCAGCAGTTGTATGGGAAAGTACAGATGTGCTAAAGACAAAGAAAGAATCGCAAGGTTCAACAATATTTGGGGTGATGGGAAACATTTTGTACCGCGATCGCGGTTTTGCCATATCCAAACCAGTCACCGCCCAGTATTATTTCTCCAACCCAAAAACACTGTGTTTACGAACTGAATACAACGGTTCAGTCTTTGAGGAAGAGTTAAAGCTAATTGGCAGCAAATACCGCACCAGACAGACGATCATCTCTCGTGCTGGTGAGCAGTTGATGATTGGGCAATATTTAGAAAATAGAATAGATTAG